From one Paenibacillus terrae HPL-003 genomic stretch:
- a CDS encoding UDP-N-acetylglucosamine 1-carboxyvinyltransferase produces the protein MEKLMITGGRPLQGTVSISGAKNSAIALIPAAILAESEVILDNLPLLSDVAVYSEILEELGATVAWEGSQMRIDPSSIKSIPMPNGPVKKLRASYYMMGAMLGRFKEAIIGLPGGCNFEPRPIDQHIKGFEALGATVTNEHGAIHLHAKELRGTKIYLDVSSVGATINIMLAAARAKGATIIENAAKEPEIIDVATLLNSMGAIIKGAGTETIRIEGVSELHGCRHSIIPDRIQAGTYMIAAAATRGNVLIDNVIPKHMEALTAKMQEMGIGIEEYDESIRVLGSPSYEHVDVKALVYPGFATDLQSPMTSLLTQAQGVSVLSDFVYSNRFKHVPELVRMGAKIRVEGRSAIIEGGKLNAAKVKAADLRAGAALVIAGLTVSEGVTEVSGVEYIDRGYDHLVSNLRLLGADVWRQTE, from the coding sequence ATGGAAAAATTGATGATCACCGGTGGACGGCCACTTCAAGGTACAGTTTCCATCAGCGGTGCCAAAAACAGTGCCATCGCCTTGATTCCCGCCGCCATTCTGGCAGAGTCGGAAGTCATTTTGGACAATTTGCCGCTGTTGAGTGATGTGGCGGTGTATTCCGAAATACTGGAGGAACTTGGTGCGACCGTTGCCTGGGAAGGCAGCCAGATGAGAATAGATCCATCCTCCATTAAATCCATTCCTATGCCGAATGGACCTGTTAAGAAATTACGAGCATCCTATTATATGATGGGAGCCATGCTAGGCAGATTCAAGGAAGCGATCATCGGTTTGCCAGGAGGGTGTAATTTTGAACCTCGGCCCATTGATCAGCATATCAAAGGTTTTGAAGCACTGGGTGCTACGGTTACGAATGAGCACGGTGCTATTCATTTGCATGCCAAAGAGCTGCGCGGTACCAAGATATATTTGGATGTCAGCAGTGTAGGAGCTACGATTAACATTATGCTGGCGGCCGCACGTGCCAAAGGCGCCACAATTATCGAAAATGCGGCTAAAGAGCCTGAGATTATAGATGTAGCAACCTTGTTAAACTCCATGGGGGCCATTATTAAGGGTGCCGGAACGGAAACGATCCGGATTGAAGGTGTGTCCGAGCTACATGGCTGCCGTCACTCCATCATACCTGACCGCATACAAGCGGGCACATATATGATTGCTGCTGCGGCTACTCGTGGTAATGTTTTGATTGATAACGTAATTCCCAAGCATATGGAGGCTCTGACTGCAAAAATGCAGGAAATGGGTATTGGTATAGAGGAATATGACGAAAGTATTCGTGTTCTGGGTTCACCTTCATATGAGCATGTTGATGTTAAAGCCTTAGTTTACCCCGGATTCGCCACGGACTTGCAATCTCCTATGACCAGTTTGCTTACTCAGGCGCAAGGGGTTAGTGTACTGAGCGATTTTGTTTATAGCAATCGTTTTAAACACGTCCCAGAACTTGTGCGAATGGGGGCTAAAATCCGCGTGGAAGGTCGTTCGGCTATTATTGAGGGTGGCAAGCTAAATGCGGCTAAAGTCAAAGCGGCCGATCTGCGTGCTGGTGCAGCGCTTGTCATTGCCGGACTTACGGTAAGTGAAGGCGTGACCGAGGTGTCAGGTGTCGAATACATCGACCGTGGTTATGACCATCTCGTCTCCAATCTGCGTCTTTTGGGCGCGGACGTATGGCGGCAGACAGAATAA
- the rho gene encoding transcription termination factor Rho translates to MDLQISDLEEMKLTDLYKLAKQYQIPYYGTLKKKELVFAILRAQAEKSGLMFMQGVLEILPEGYGFLRPINYLPSTEDIYISASQIRKFDLRTGDLVSGKCRTPKENERYFGLLQVNAVNGRSPEQAAERLHFPALTALYPQTKLVLETTPNNLSTRIMDILAPVGLGQRGLIVAPPKAGKTLLLKEIANSISTNNPEIELFVLLIDERPEEVTDMQRSVKGEVVASTFDELPENHIKVVELVLERALRLVEHKKDVVILLDSITRLARAYNLVIPASGRTLSGGIDPGAFHRPKRFFGAARNVEEGGSLTILATALIDTGSRMDDIIYEEFKSTGNMELHLDRKLAERRIFPAIDIRRSGTRREEMLLGKEELDTIWAIRKNMTESHDFVEGFLKKLRNSSNNAEFLASFDTAAPSSGSQSTSSTPQRRTTRSTAASAPASTN, encoded by the coding sequence ATGGATCTGCAAATTTCCGATCTGGAAGAAATGAAGCTGACCGATCTGTACAAGCTGGCCAAGCAATACCAGATCCCGTACTACGGAACGCTCAAGAAAAAAGAATTAGTTTTTGCCATACTGCGTGCACAAGCCGAGAAGAGCGGATTAATGTTCATGCAGGGGGTTCTGGAAATACTTCCTGAAGGTTACGGCTTTCTGAGGCCGATCAATTATCTCCCGAGCACCGAAGATATTTACATCTCTGCTTCACAAATCCGCAAGTTTGACTTGAGAACAGGTGATCTAGTATCCGGTAAATGCCGGACTCCGAAAGAGAATGAACGATATTTTGGATTGCTTCAAGTTAACGCCGTCAATGGAAGAAGTCCTGAACAAGCTGCTGAGCGGCTACACTTTCCTGCACTGACTGCACTTTACCCACAAACCAAGTTAGTTCTTGAAACTACCCCCAATAATTTGTCTACGAGAATAATGGATATATTAGCCCCTGTCGGACTTGGACAGCGTGGACTCATTGTGGCACCTCCCAAAGCTGGTAAGACACTTCTCCTCAAAGAAATTGCCAATAGCATTTCTACCAACAATCCCGAGATTGAGCTTTTTGTCTTGTTGATTGATGAACGTCCGGAAGAAGTGACCGACATGCAGCGTTCTGTTAAAGGTGAAGTTGTTGCTTCCACTTTTGATGAACTGCCTGAGAACCATATCAAGGTAGTGGAATTGGTTCTAGAGCGTGCCCTTCGCCTCGTAGAGCATAAAAAAGATGTGGTTATCCTGCTGGATAGCATTACTCGTCTTGCACGTGCCTACAACTTGGTTATTCCAGCATCTGGTCGTACGCTTAGTGGGGGTATTGATCCCGGGGCCTTCCACCGTCCGAAACGCTTTTTTGGTGCGGCGCGGAATGTGGAAGAGGGCGGAAGTCTTACCATTTTGGCCACGGCGCTCATTGATACAGGATCGCGGATGGATGACATTATCTATGAAGAGTTTAAAAGTACAGGCAATATGGAGCTTCATTTGGACCGCAAGCTTGCGGAACGCCGCATATTCCCGGCTATTGATATTCGTCGCTCCGGTACCCGGCGTGAGGAAATGTTGTTAGGCAAGGAAGAATTGGACACCATTTGGGCCATTCGTAAAAATATGACGGAAAGCCACGATTTTGTGGAGGGCTTCCTGAAGAAATTGCGGAACAGCAGTAATAACGCAGAGTTTTTGGCCTCGTTTGATACAGCGGCACCGTCCAGCGGGTCACAAAGCACTTCAAGCACTCCGCAACGGAGAACCACGCGTTCAACCGCAGCATCGGCTCCAGCTTCAACCAACTAA
- a CDS encoding radical SAM protein → MYLVYADEKGNVYDHASLYGLARSADMIVEIMEDELIPLPEGATLVSLPNTRPVGMNPESGEMISLPSDMQAVGALLPQGFTRLCLPGYVKTDKEYKLPLFGYSAVVWKDGAFYVTAERSDNPSKWNPENCDRHEVKQGVQRMTEQYPENRLYQHLSNCALGYECLTSSNTFLNRWEGGVPVSYSCNAGCFGCISEQPDDSGFVSPQTRMNFRPRVDEIVEVMLEHLKTPESIISFGQGCEGEPSTQAKLIIDSIKEVRSATDMGYININTNAGLNDHIRGIVDAGLDLMRVSTISALDDHYNAYYKPRGYTLANVEKSLRYASEQGVYTSINYLIFPGVTDREEEIEAMIEFAKRTKLKLIQMRNLNIDPESYLELIPPAQGEILGMKQMLEIYREELPDVVIGSYTHVPPQGLARPKFAKA, encoded by the coding sequence ATGTATTTGGTGTATGCCGACGAAAAAGGCAATGTATATGATCATGCTTCTTTGTATGGGCTTGCCCGCAGTGCGGACATGATTGTTGAAATCATGGAAGATGAGCTTATTCCGCTACCGGAAGGAGCTACGCTGGTAAGTCTGCCCAACACACGCCCGGTCGGTATGAACCCTGAATCCGGGGAAATGATTTCCTTGCCAAGCGATATGCAGGCAGTGGGGGCCTTGTTACCTCAAGGCTTTACACGTTTGTGCCTGCCAGGATATGTGAAGACCGATAAGGAGTATAAGCTCCCCTTGTTCGGCTATTCGGCCGTGGTCTGGAAAGATGGAGCTTTCTATGTAACGGCAGAGCGGAGTGACAACCCGTCCAAATGGAATCCAGAAAACTGTGACCGTCACGAGGTAAAACAGGGCGTGCAGCGGATGACAGAGCAGTACCCGGAAAATCGGCTGTACCAACATTTGTCCAACTGTGCATTAGGCTATGAGTGCCTTACTTCCTCGAACACGTTTCTGAATCGCTGGGAGGGTGGAGTTCCGGTATCGTATTCTTGTAATGCCGGATGCTTTGGTTGCATATCGGAACAGCCGGATGACAGTGGTTTTGTATCCCCTCAGACGAGAATGAACTTTCGCCCTCGTGTCGATGAGATTGTGGAAGTCATGTTGGAGCATTTGAAAACACCGGAGTCCATCATTAGTTTTGGTCAAGGGTGTGAAGGTGAGCCTTCTACTCAGGCCAAATTGATTATTGATTCAATCAAAGAGGTCCGTTCCGCTACAGATATGGGATACATCAATATCAATACGAATGCAGGCTTGAATGATCATATCCGGGGAATCGTAGATGCTGGACTTGATCTGATGCGGGTCAGCACGATTAGCGCGCTGGACGATCATTACAATGCGTATTACAAGCCGCGTGGCTACACGTTAGCCAATGTGGAAAAATCACTTCGTTATGCTTCCGAGCAGGGTGTATATACGTCGATTAACTATTTGATTTTTCCGGGCGTGACAGACCGCGAGGAAGAAATCGAAGCGATGATTGAGTTTGCCAAACGCACCAAGCTCAAGCTTATTCAGATGCGCAACCTGAATATTGATCCCGAAAGCTATCTGGAGCTGATTCCACCTGCCCAAGGAGAGATTCTTGGCATGAAGCAAATGCTTGAGATTTACCGGGAGGAACTGCCCGATGTCGTTATCGGGTCTTACACCCACGTACCACCTCAAGGGCTGGCGCGTCCCAAATTTGCCAAGGCCTAA
- the rpmE gene encoding 50S ribosomal protein L31, producing the protein MQQAIQPKFNVTNVTCACGNTFETGSVKSSLRVEICSACHPFFTGKQKFLDVGGRVDRFKKKYGI; encoded by the coding sequence ATGCAACAAGCTATTCAACCGAAATTTAACGTAACTAATGTCACTTGTGCTTGCGGAAATACGTTCGAAACCGGTTCTGTGAAAAGTTCTCTGCGCGTGGAGATTTGCTCCGCTTGCCACCCATTCTTCACAGGGAAGCAGAAATTCCTTGATGTTGGCGGCCGTGTAGATCGTTTCAAGAAGAAATACGGTATCTAA
- the dnaX gene encoding DNA polymerase III subunit gamma/tau — protein sequence MEHIALYRAWRPQSFKDMVGQQHIIQTLQNAIRENRTSHAYLFSGPRGTGKTSAAKILAKAINCEHGPAPEPCNECEACKRITAGAVMDVQEIDAASNRGVEEIRDLRDKVKYAPTEVRHKVYIIDEVHMLTTEAFNALLKTLEEPPPHVMFILATTEPHRIPATIISRCQRFDFRRVSLEEQTERLDLICRQENIEADSDALQYIARLSDGGMRDALSVLDQISSFTDGRVTYQQVLDMTGGIASEQFGKLALALLKEDVSTVLQMIENFMQEGKSADKCMENLLYYFRDLLMIKMVPQATKMTERVLEPEQFKEVAEAFTKEQLFSMIDTLNRYQSEMKYAVQPQTLFEVALLKLCSIPGAAGAATQPTAQHSGAAANQEDVAVLKRQLAELEKKLERALQGGLAAGAGQDASSGSRQAPGGRAPAPRISAPVKLPSQLDGYIAEKSGEAFAAVGRKWSQILQGVKEAKVTVHAWFMDGEPVSVLEDSVLVAFKNNIHRETTEKPANKQVIEKVLHEQLGHPYRLVTMMQKDWNAAIEGVPDQPAEEFQLEQEHDAPGKSKEPWIDEAIELFGEDLVVIKD from the coding sequence TTGGAACATATAGCGTTGTACCGTGCTTGGCGACCTCAGTCGTTCAAGGACATGGTAGGACAACAGCATATTATCCAGACATTGCAGAATGCCATCCGCGAAAATCGCACGTCCCATGCCTACCTGTTCAGCGGTCCGCGAGGAACGGGTAAGACGAGTGCGGCCAAAATTTTGGCCAAGGCAATTAACTGTGAGCATGGACCGGCACCGGAGCCTTGCAACGAATGCGAAGCCTGTAAACGGATCACGGCCGGAGCGGTCATGGATGTACAGGAGATTGACGCAGCCTCCAACCGGGGCGTTGAAGAGATTCGTGATTTGCGCGATAAAGTCAAATATGCGCCGACGGAAGTACGGCACAAGGTTTATATCATCGATGAAGTGCACATGCTGACGACGGAAGCGTTCAATGCGTTGCTTAAGACGCTGGAAGAACCGCCGCCACACGTGATGTTCATATTGGCTACGACAGAACCGCACCGAATTCCGGCGACGATCATTTCGCGTTGTCAGCGTTTTGACTTTCGGCGGGTATCGCTAGAGGAGCAGACAGAGCGGCTTGACCTCATATGTCGACAGGAGAACATAGAGGCTGATTCGGACGCATTGCAGTACATTGCGCGTCTGTCAGATGGCGGAATGCGGGATGCACTTAGCGTTCTGGATCAGATATCTTCGTTTACAGACGGTCGGGTTACTTATCAGCAGGTGCTGGATATGACGGGAGGTATTGCGTCTGAACAATTCGGTAAGCTTGCCTTGGCATTGCTGAAAGAAGATGTCAGCACAGTACTGCAAATGATTGAGAACTTTATGCAAGAAGGTAAAAGCGCAGATAAATGCATGGAAAATCTGCTGTACTATTTCAGGGATCTGCTTATGATTAAGATGGTACCGCAGGCAACTAAAATGACAGAGCGCGTGCTGGAGCCGGAGCAGTTCAAGGAAGTGGCAGAAGCTTTCACCAAGGAGCAGCTTTTTAGCATGATCGACACGCTTAATCGCTATCAGAGCGAGATGAAGTATGCCGTTCAGCCGCAAACCTTGTTTGAGGTAGCTCTATTGAAGCTGTGCAGCATTCCTGGGGCAGCTGGCGCCGCTACTCAGCCAACCGCACAGCATTCCGGTGCTGCTGCCAATCAGGAAGACGTAGCCGTTTTGAAGCGTCAGCTTGCCGAGCTGGAGAAGAAGCTGGAACGCGCGTTGCAAGGCGGATTGGCTGCCGGGGCAGGGCAGGATGCATCGTCGGGGAGCCGCCAGGCCCCCGGAGGGCGTGCACCCGCTCCGCGGATTTCTGCGCCAGTCAAGCTTCCTTCGCAGCTAGACGGCTATATCGCCGAGAAGTCTGGGGAGGCATTTGCGGCAGTGGGGCGTAAGTGGAGCCAAATTTTGCAGGGAGTCAAAGAAGCGAAAGTCACAGTTCATGCATGGTTTATGGACGGCGAGCCAGTGTCTGTATTAGAGGATAGTGTACTCGTGGCGTTTAAGAACAACATTCACCGTGAAACTACTGAAAAGCCTGCCAACAAGCAGGTCATTGAGAAGGTTCTGCACGAACAGTTGGGCCATCCCTATCGTCTGGTGACCATGATGCAAAAGGATTGGAATGCTGCGATTGAAGGAGTTCCCGACCAGCCTGCCGAAGAATTCCAACTGGAGCAGGAGCATGACGCGCCGGGAAAGTCCAAGGAGCCCTGGATTGATGAAGCTATTGAACTTTTCGGGGAAGATCTGGTAGTTATAAAGGATTAA
- a CDS encoding YbaB/EbfC family nucleoid-associated protein: protein MNNMNQMMKQVKKMQEQMLKAQEELGGKVIEGTSGGGVVTVEVNGHKKVLSITIKPEAVDPDDVEMLQDLVLTAVNDALSKADELANDDMGKFTGGMKIPGLF, encoded by the coding sequence ATGAACAATATGAACCAAATGATGAAGCAAGTGAAAAAAATGCAGGAGCAAATGCTGAAAGCCCAAGAGGAGCTTGGTGGAAAAGTAATTGAAGGTACTTCCGGCGGCGGTGTTGTGACTGTAGAGGTAAACGGACATAAAAAAGTGCTTTCCATCACAATCAAACCGGAGGCTGTAGATCCTGATGATGTGGAAATGCTGCAAGATCTCGTGTTGACTGCGGTCAACGATGCTTTGTCCAAAGCAGATGAGCTGGCTAATGATGATATGGGTAAATTTACAGGCGGGATGAAAATTCCAGGCTTGTTCTAG
- the recR gene encoding recombination mediator RecR, which translates to MYYPEPIAKLIDAFTRLPGVGPKTAARLAFHVLKMKEDDVIDFAKALVNVKRNLHFCSVCGNITDTDPCRICQDKTRDASVICVVQDSKDLVAMERTKEFNGSYHVLHGAISPMEGIGPEDIKLKELLNRLSDERIKELILATNPNIEGEATAMYISRLVRPFGIKVTRIAHGLPVGGDLEYADEVTLSKALEGRRELN; encoded by the coding sequence TTGTATTATCCGGAGCCGATTGCAAAGCTGATTGATGCATTTACGCGCCTGCCGGGAGTGGGGCCGAAGACGGCTGCCCGGTTGGCTTTTCACGTTCTGAAAATGAAGGAAGACGATGTGATTGATTTTGCCAAAGCGCTGGTCAATGTGAAACGCAATCTTCACTTCTGTTCCGTCTGCGGCAATATTACGGACACGGACCCTTGTCGGATCTGTCAGGATAAGACGAGGGATGCTTCCGTCATTTGTGTTGTTCAGGATTCCAAGGATTTGGTAGCTATGGAGCGCACCAAAGAGTTTAATGGCTCCTACCATGTGCTTCATGGGGCGATCTCTCCTATGGAGGGAATTGGCCCTGAGGATATCAAGCTTAAGGAATTATTGAACAGGCTCAGTGATGAACGCATCAAAGAGCTGATTTTGGCTACGAATCCGAACATTGAAGGAGAAGCGACGGCCATGTACATTTCCAGGCTGGTGCGTCCTTTTGGGATCAAGGTTACCCGTATCGCTCACGGATTGCCGGTTGGCGGGGATTTGGAGTATGCCGATGAGGTTACACTGTCCAAGGCGCTGGAAGGCCGCAGAGAGCTGAACTAA
- a CDS encoding IS4 family transposase has translation MKKSITIPLILQSILTPEEVQSVTKGADYEDKARKFTVTHLLQYWCVAALEQWDSYRSGVDHAARSGLPMVHYSCFSTKAAEVPFAIFKELLHRVIHKCSRETRRKLTFPKELLLIDSTTTTVGKTRLPWAPYHGERAGIKLHVALRAQNGQPLQVIETLGSKHDGPMSETLAQPDYIVVMDRAYGKLERLDDFKIQGQSFVIRLRDNVHLEKPHALSRLQKADSSVIRDITCQLGTPQCRSKQRHRVVMFRDFEGRVIRVVTDLMQVTAEQIAQMYKARWQIEVFFRWIKQHLNIPTLFGTTENAVYGQLFCALIVYVLLKWLFDAAQGTWPKHAILSFARFSRLFLLQNLPVEWLIQTQDVLLKRVSASMNQITYSG, from the coding sequence ATGAAAAAGTCTATCACGATCCCATTGATCCTTCAATCCATTCTGACACCGGAAGAAGTGCAAAGCGTTACCAAGGGAGCAGATTATGAAGACAAAGCCCGTAAATTCACAGTAACCCACTTACTTCAATACTGGTGTGTAGCTGCCTTAGAACAATGGGACAGTTATCGTTCCGGTGTGGATCATGCCGCTCGCAGTGGCTTACCTATGGTTCATTATTCGTGTTTTTCCACCAAAGCGGCCGAAGTCCCCTTTGCTATATTTAAGGAGCTTCTTCATCGAGTCATTCACAAGTGTAGCCGAGAAACACGCCGAAAACTTACGTTTCCCAAAGAATTACTTCTCATCGATTCGACCACCACAACAGTGGGAAAAACACGACTACCCTGGGCTCCTTATCACGGAGAGCGTGCGGGCATTAAACTTCATGTCGCTTTGCGAGCCCAAAATGGGCAACCGCTTCAGGTGATTGAAACCCTGGGTTCCAAGCATGATGGCCCCATGAGTGAAACGTTGGCTCAACCGGACTACATTGTGGTGATGGACCGTGCTTATGGGAAACTGGAGCGTCTGGACGACTTCAAAATCCAAGGACAATCCTTTGTCATTCGGCTTCGCGACAACGTCCATTTGGAAAAACCTCATGCCCTTTCCCGTCTCCAGAAAGCAGATTCTTCTGTCATTCGGGATATCACCTGCCAGTTGGGGACACCGCAGTGTCGTTCCAAGCAACGTCATCGTGTGGTGATGTTTCGAGATTTTGAAGGTCGAGTAATCCGAGTCGTTACCGATTTAATGCAGGTCACAGCGGAACAAATCGCACAGATGTATAAAGCTCGATGGCAGATTGAGGTCTTTTTCCGTTGGATCAAGCAACATTTGAATATTCCAACGCTGTTTGGAACAACCGAAAATGCGGTCTATGGGCAACTCTTTTGTGCGCTCATCGTTTATGTCCTGCTTAAATGGTTATTTGATGCCGCTCAAGGGACATGGCCCAAACATGCCATTCTTTCCTTTGCTCGATTTTCTCGTCTTTTTCTTCTGCAAAATCTACCGGTGGAATGGCTGATCCAGACTCAGGATGTTCTTCTTAAGCGTGTCTCTGCTTCTATGAATCAAATTACTTATTCTGGTTAA
- a CDS encoding DUF2508 family protein yields the protein MWERVKQNFRRQKHGKSEAEHRQELFAQIRASHAEWLRAHRLFHEATGEDEIDYAIFVLEAAERKYQIHLKCAKQQGLHRFHLPADEPGYANDADRVHKRRVE from the coding sequence ATGTGGGAACGGGTGAAGCAAAATTTTCGTCGACAGAAGCACGGCAAGTCGGAAGCAGAGCATCGTCAGGAGTTGTTTGCCCAGATTCGGGCTTCGCATGCGGAATGGTTAAGAGCGCATCGGTTATTTCATGAAGCTACAGGCGAGGACGAAATCGACTATGCCATTTTTGTTTTGGAAGCTGCAGAGCGTAAATATCAGATACATTTAAAATGTGCCAAACAGCAAGGGTTGCATCGTTTCCACCTGCCCGCAGATGAACCGGGGTATGCCAATGACGCAGACCGTGTTCATAAAAGGAGAGTCGAATGA
- a CDS encoding pro-sigmaK processing inhibitor BofA family protein — translation MRGTVWLVLIACVVVLSYLILKKRLGIGWLTVFGAHMALAAIALYVINYSGWITQVYIPINPVTMGAVTVLGLPGIALLLGLRMILFGQAM, via the coding sequence ATGAGAGGTACTGTCTGGCTTGTTCTGATTGCTTGTGTTGTGGTGTTGTCATATCTAATCCTCAAAAAACGTCTGGGTATCGGCTGGCTTACTGTGTTTGGGGCACATATGGCTCTGGCGGCGATTGCGCTGTATGTCATTAATTATTCGGGGTGGATCACGCAGGTGTATATCCCTATTAATCCGGTGACGATGGGAGCCGTAACGGTTTTGGGATTGCCCGGAATTGCGCTTTTACTGGGATTGAGAATGATATTGTTTGGGCAGGCTATGTGA
- a CDS encoding PucR family transcriptional regulator: protein MALDTEWIQQQLQNIIQAPFTILPWCPEMIAEGQSAESAVPDKSFVRDSKIYFPFRVVAGESAAFAVEAKHLTDRERKLIEALLWNMEQFWQDGTGTQQPDNPVYAEEERMKRFGQWLIQQAGNLQNEEEVPDELGLRDSLLAYMVPIVLTGEGTQGGAIAYSQLHRLLASYFGGNVLLTPLDEQSWLIMAKKELLLGTEDDRDKDVETRDADFTESLEEVLTAFSLGLYELIANEWVGVFHLAVSKPSILLKSLPKELNLLWETIHLGKIFHVTEHIHFSWELHLERLLNRIPKEQRVQFLEQVMRSSVMLEDAETMATLDIFFQLDCNVSETAKRLYVHRNTLIYRLDKIKQETGLDVRTFNDAVLVKLFLLLYKVTKRK from the coding sequence GTGGCTTTGGATACGGAATGGATACAGCAACAGCTTCAGAATATTATTCAAGCACCTTTTACTATACTGCCTTGGTGTCCGGAAATGATTGCAGAAGGTCAGTCAGCAGAATCGGCTGTACCGGATAAGTCATTTGTACGTGATAGCAAAATATATTTCCCGTTCCGTGTGGTAGCAGGCGAATCGGCTGCCTTTGCGGTAGAGGCGAAGCATTTGACGGATCGGGAACGGAAGCTGATTGAGGCGCTACTCTGGAACATGGAGCAATTCTGGCAGGATGGGACGGGGACGCAACAGCCCGATAACCCGGTTTATGCTGAGGAAGAGCGAATGAAGCGTTTTGGACAATGGCTCATACAGCAGGCTGGCAACCTACAGAATGAAGAAGAGGTTCCTGATGAGTTGGGGCTTCGGGATTCGTTGTTGGCGTATATGGTTCCCATTGTACTGACTGGTGAAGGAACACAGGGGGGCGCTATTGCCTACAGTCAGCTACATCGATTGTTAGCCAGTTATTTTGGAGGGAATGTGCTGCTTACTCCACTGGATGAACAGTCTTGGCTGATTATGGCTAAAAAGGAGCTACTGTTGGGAACAGAAGACGACCGGGATAAAGATGTAGAAACCAGGGATGCGGATTTTACGGAATCGCTGGAGGAGGTTCTTACGGCTTTCAGCCTGGGTTTATACGAGCTTATCGCAAATGAGTGGGTAGGTGTATTTCATTTGGCGGTATCCAAACCGTCTATACTATTGAAAAGTCTTCCCAAAGAGCTGAATTTATTATGGGAGACGATCCATCTTGGTAAAATTTTTCATGTAACAGAGCATATCCACTTTTCATGGGAGTTGCATTTGGAGAGGTTATTAAACCGTATTCCGAAGGAGCAACGCGTGCAATTTTTGGAGCAGGTTATGCGGTCGTCCGTCATGTTGGAGGACGCTGAGACGATGGCTACATTGGATATCTTTTTTCAATTGGATTGTAATGTGAGTGAGACGGCTAAGCGCCTTTATGTACATCGGAATACGTTGATTTACCGTTTGGACAAAATTAAACAGGAGACGGGATTGGATGTGCGTACGTTTAATGATGCGGTTTTGGTCAAGCTTTTTCTACTATTGTACAAAGTGACAAAAAGGAAATAG